In Myxocyprinus asiaticus isolate MX2 ecotype Aquarium Trade chromosome 3, UBuf_Myxa_2, whole genome shotgun sequence, the following proteins share a genomic window:
- the LOC127421472 gene encoding protein orai-2-like — protein sequence MMKDSPKEGQSHSVTMSSELNVPMGSPAPGCTDRLQDGGGMDYRDWVRRSYLELVTSNHHSVQALSWRKLYLSRAKLKASSRTSALLSGFAMVAMVEVQLEMQYNYPRVLLIAFSVCTTVLVAVHLFALLISTCILPNVEAVSNIHNLNSVSESPHERMHHYIELAWGFSTALGILLFLAEVVLLCWIKFLPVDSGAQSTSVLAALKQNCSTPAVQPGHSGWQAALASTIIMVPVGLIFVVFTIHFYRSLVRHKTERHHQEIEELHKIKVQLDGHERGLQAV from the exons TTACTATGAGCAGTGAGCTCAATGTGCCAATGGGCTCCCCAGCTCCCGGGTGCACTGACAGGCTGCAGGATGGAGGTGGAATGGACTACAGAGATTGGGTTCGTCGCAGCTATCTGGAGCTGGTCACCTCCAACCACCACTCTGTCCAGGCTCTCTCTTGGAGAAAACTTTACCTCAGCAGGGCAAAGCTCAAAGCCTCCAGTCGAACTTCAGCCCTGCTTTCAGGCTTTGCAATG GTGGCCATGGTGGAAGTGCAACTCGAGATGCAGTACAACTACCCACGTGTCCTTCTCATCGCCTTTAGCGTCTGCACCACTGTGCTGGTGGCCGTCCACCTCTTCGCCCTCCTCATCAGTACCTGCATCCTGCCCAATGTCGAAGCCGTTAGCAACATCCACAACCTCAACTCCGTATCCGAATCTCCCCATGAGAGGATGCACCACTATATTGAGCTCGcctggggcttttccactgcccTGGGAATCCTGTTGTTTCTGGCAGAGGTGGTGCTCCTCTGCTGGATAAAGTTCTTGCCGGTTGACTCTGGAGCCCAATCCACATCAGTCCTGGCAGCCCTGAAGCAGAACTGTAGCACCCCTGCAGTTCAACCGGGGCACAGCGGGTGGCAGGCGGCCTTGGCCTCCACCATCATCATGGTGCCCGTTGGATTAATCTTTGTggtgttcaccattcacttctacCGCTCACTGGTGCGGCACAAAACAGAACGGCACCACCAGGAGATCGAGGAACTGCACAAGATCAAGGTACAGCTGGACGGCCATGAGCGAGGCCTGCAAGCAGTGTGA